One Brassica oleracea var. oleracea cultivar TO1000 chromosome C7, BOL, whole genome shotgun sequence genomic window carries:
- the LOC106305170 gene encoding expansin-A23-like has protein sequence MNLALAFAVLLAILVSVADAEWDDAHATFYGDINGGETMQGACGYGNLFQEGYGLETAALSTALFNNGKTCGACFELVCANSRWCKPNAGSITVTATNFCPPNYSPPLNTRWCNPPNKHFDLSMKMFISIAEYSGGIVPVKFRRVKCQTRGGVRFEIKGNPYFIMVLVYNVGGAGDVTSVAIRGNNSPWIPMQRNWGQNWNTGVRLVGQRLSFLVQTSDGMSMTFVDVASENWGFGQTFEASRATLNFH, from the exons ATGAATCTAGCATTGGCCTTTGCGGTGTTACTCGCAATTCTTGTGTCGGTGGCTGACGCTGAGTGGGACGACGCTCACGCTACGTTTTACGGCGACATTAACGGCGGGGAAACCATGC AAGGAGCATGTGGTTACGGAAATCTATTCCAAGAAGGTTATGGGTTAGAAACGGCCGCGCTAAGCACGGCGCTCTTCAACAACGGCAAGACATGCGGCGCTTGTTTCGAGCTCGTATGTGCAAACTCACGATGGTGCAAACCAAACGCCGGCTCCATCACAGTCACAGCAACTAATTTCTGCCCACCCAATTACTCCCCACCGCTTAATACACGTTGGTGCAACCCTCCAAACAAGCACTTCGATCTATCGATGAAAATGTTCATTTCCATCGCCGAGTACAGCGGAGGGATAGTTCCTGTGAAGTTCCGGCGAGTGAAGTGTCAGACGAGAGGTGGTGTGAGGTTTGAGATCAAGGGGAATCCTTATTTCATCATGGTTTTGGTGTATAACGTTGGAGGTGCAGGAGATGTAACTAGTGTGGCCATTAGAGGGAATAATAGTCCATGGATCCCTATGCAGAGGAACTGGGGACAAAACTGGAATACTGGTGTGCGTTTGGTGGGACAAAGACTCTCCTTTTTGGTCCAAACCAGTGATGGAATGAGCATGACGTTCGTTGATGTGGCGTCAGAGAATTGGGGGTTCGGTCAAACTTTTGAAGCAAGTCGAGCAACATTAAACTTTCATTAG